The stretch of DNA ATATTCTTGTCATTGACTCTGTTGCTGCTCTCGTGCCTAAGGCAGAGATTGAAGGGGAAATGGGAGACTCTCATGTCGGTTTACAGGCACGTCTTATGTCACAGGCCCTTCGTAAACTATCGGGAGCCATTAATAAATCAAAAACGATTGCTATTTTTATTAACCAGATTCGTGAAAAAGTAGGAGTTATGTTTGGGAATCCTGAAACAACACCAGGGGGACGTGCACTTAAATTCTATTCAACAATCCGTCTTGAAGTGCGCCGTGCTGAACAATTAAAGCAAGGTACTGATATAGTAGGTAATAAAACGAAGATTAAAGTCGTCAAGAATAAGGTTGCACCTCCATTCCGTGTAGCAGAAGTGGATATTATGTATGGAGAGGGAGTTTCCAAGGAAGGCGAAATTATTGATTTAGGATCTGAATTAGACATCGTTCAAAAGAGCGGTTCGTGGTATTCCTACAACGAAGAGCGCCTAGGCCAAGGGCGTGAAAATGCAAAGCAGTTTCTTAAGGAAAACCCTGAGATTCGCCTACAAATTCAAAAGCAAATCCGTGATCACTATGGCCTTGATGGTGAAATGGTTATTAGTGGCGATGAAGATCAAGAGGAATTTGAACTTATTGATTAATTGAGATTAAAGCAAAGCCGCCATTGAGAAGCAGCTTTGCTTTTTTATTTGACTTTTTCGAAACTGTGATAGACTTTAAACGATTAGAGTTGCTTAACTAAAACTGTTTAAAGAATACATTGTCATATAACAATGCTTAAATCGACAAAGCCTTGACAATGAAATTCCACACCTTTACAATTAAACATGTATATTTTACATTTTAAAATGAATGAAAACACGTTGAAAAGCCTTTGCGCTGTATGTTGAAAGGACAATATACATGCCGACACTTTAGAAACGTAACACAAACAAGTTCATAGCAAGAGGAGGTGAAATGATGGATGATTTAATATTAGCAATCATCATCTCCAGTTTGCTTGGCCTATTCGTCGGTGCAGTTGTTAGTTATTTTGTTAGTAAGTCCATTGCTCAAGCAAAGATTGCAGGAGCCAAGGATTCTGCAGATCAGATTTTGGAAGATGCAAACCGTGAAGCAGAAGCTTTAAAGAAAGAAGCATTGCTAGAGGCAAAGGATGAGATTCACAAGCTTCGTTCTGAAGCGGAGCGTGAAATTCGTGATCGAAGAAATGAGCTTCAAAAACAAGAAAATCGTTTACTACAAAAAGAAGAAAATCTTGATCGTAAAGATGAAACGTTAGATAAGCGTGAAACACTTTTAGAGAAGAGGGACGATTCTCTTAACAAAAGACAACAGCATATTGAAGAGATGGAAAGCAAAGTGGACGAGATGGTACGAGCACAACAAGCTGAGCTGGAACGCATCTCGGGCTTAACTCGTGAAGAGGCAAAGTCCATCATTTTGGAGCGAGTCGAGCAGGAAGTGGCTCATGATGTCGCGTTAATGATCAAAGAGAGCGAAATTAGAGCGAAAGAGGAAGCCGATAAGAAGGCGAAAGATATTTTGTCACTGGCAATCCAACGATGCGCAGCGGATCATGTTGCGGAGACAACTGTTTCAGTTGTCAACCTTCCTAATGATGAGATGAAAGGTCGGATCATCGGAAGAGAAGGCCGAAATATCCGAACGCTAGAAACGCTGACAGGAATTGATCTCATTATTGATGATACTCCAGAAGCAGTCATCTTATCTGGATTTGATCCAATTCGCCGTGAAACTGCTCGTTTAGCTTTAGACAAGCTTGTTCAGGATGGACGAATTCATCCTGCACGGATTGAAGAAATGGTTGATAAGGCACGCCGAGAAGTAGATGAGCATATCCGTGAAATTGGTGAACAGACTACATTTGAAGTTGGTGTTCATGGACTTCATCCAGATCTCATTAAAATTCTAGGTCGACTTAAATTTAGAACAAGTTATGGCCAGAATGTATTAAAGCATTCAATGGAAGTAGCGCAATTATCGGGACTGCTTGCTGCTGAATTGGGACAAGATGAGACGTTGGCACGCCGTGCAGGTTTACTCCATGATATTGGAAAAGCAATCGACCATGAAGTTGAAGGAAGCCATGTTGAAATTGGTGTTGAGCTTGCTACAAAATATAAAGAGCACCCAGTAGTTATTAACAGTATTGCTTCACATCATGGGGACACTGAGCCTACTTCAATTATTGCCGTTTTAGTGGCTGCAGCTGATGCACTTTCTGCAGCGAGACCTGGAGCAAGAAGAGAGACTCTTGAAAACTATATCCGTCGTCTTGAAAAGCTTGAGGAAATTTCTGAATCTTATGAGGGTGTAGAAAAATCATTTGCTATTCAAGCTGGCCGAGAAATTCGTATCTTAGTAAAACCAGAGCAAATCGATGATCTTGAAGCACATCGACTAGCAAGAGATATAAGGAAAAAGATAGAAGAAGAGCTTGATTATCCAGGACATATTAAAGTAACGGTTATTCGTGAAACACGAGCCGTGGAATATGCAAAATAAAGCGGTGCACTTAGCATCGCTTTATTTTTTTGAGTAAAGGAAATAAAATAATAAATAGGTGTATGAAACAATTAAGAAATAAACGATGAAGGGAAAAATTCATGAATATATTATTTGTAGGAGATGTAGTAGGCTCCATGGGTCGTGATATGATCAAGGAATATGTTCCAAAGTTAAAGGAAAAGTATCGTCCTCAAATTACGATCATTAATGGGGAAAATGCTGCAGGTGGAAAGGGAATAACGGAAAAGATTTATAGAGGCTTTTTAGAAACTGGTGCTCAAGCTGTAACACTAGGCAATCATACGTGGGATAATAAGGAAATTTTTGATTTTATAGATGATGCTAAATATTTGGTTCGTCCCGCTAACTTTCCGGAAGGAAATCCGGGGAAGGGAATTGTATATTTAAAATACAACACAGAAGAAATTGCCATTATTAGTCTTCAAGGACGAACATTTTTACCTGCTATTGATTGTCCTTTCAAAAAAGCAGATGAACTGGTACAAGAAGCGAGGAAAAGAACGCCTTTTATTTTTGTAGACTTCCATGCAGAAGCTACAAGCGAAAAGCAGGCAATGGGATGGTATCTGGATGGGAAAGTATCTGCAGTAGTTGGAACGCACACACATGTGCAAACAGCCGACAATCGTATTTTACCAGGGGGTACGGCGTTTATGTCTGATGTAGGTATGACAGGTCCGTATGATGGGATTCTGGGTGTTGAAAGAGATGCTGTAATAAAAAGATTCTTAATGAGTATGCCTGTGAGGTTTGAAGTTCCTAAAGAGGGACGAGCACAATTGAGTGCCGTATTAATAGATTTAGAAAATAAAACAGGTAAAGCCAAAAAAATAGAACGAATATTAATTAATGAAGACCATCCATTTTATTCATAAAAAAACAGATATAAATTGTTCTTAAAGTGCTTACACTTTTCTATACACTTAGAAAGTATAAATTGTCAGCGTAGAAGATGTTTCGACGTAGTTGCTAATTTTTGGAATTAAGTACGACGGACAGGATGTCCTAGTCGGGCGAATGCCACAGGACGTGGCAGGTATGAGCGCGATAAGTGCAACTACGCCTCTGTCTTCACCTTTCCAAGGCTCGCCAATCGGCGAGTTTTCTTTATGTTTCATCCTTTATTTTGTCCAAGCCGGAATATGTGAATAAAGAACTGAATATAGTAGCAATGGAATGATATATACCTTATATGTTCATTTCCAGAAAAGCTATACAAAGTTGGTTGTATCCTTTGCCAGTGTTTATCACTTTAATTTTTTGTTTTTGCATTGCAGTTCGCAAATCAAGAAGGAAAGGGAGCAGCTAGGTTATGAACATGCGGGAGGGATAAAACAAGGAGGAGCTAGGAATGGAAATATTAAAAGTTTCAGCAAAATCTAATCCTAATTCTGTAGCAGGTGCGCTTGCAGGTGTTTTGCGCGAAAGAGGCGGAGCTGAGATCCAGGCGATTGGTGCAGGTGCATTAAACCAGGCGGTAAAGGCAGTAGCTATCGCAAGAGGATTTGTAGCGCCTAGCGGAGTGGATTTGATTTGTATCCCAGCATTTACAGATATAAAAATTGATGGGGAAGAACGAACAGCAATAAAGCTGATTGTGGAACCTAGATAATGTAATGAGATTATTGAAAGGTGCCTGTTTGCAAATAAAGCAAACAGGTTCTTTTTTAGATAAAGAAATCGAAATTAGGAACAATTTTAGTCAACTTAATTAGTATATTTTTATTAATCATAAAATATTCACATTTTCGACAATAATTAGTCGTAAAGGGTTGCTTTTTTTAAGACTTAGGTCTAGAATTGAAAGCGTTTAGTACCCAATCAAAATTTTTACATATTACCTTTTTTTATGATTTTGAATGAGTGCTATACTTATTTAAATTAAACGTTTTTACATATCTTTTTAACGTATCCAAAGGGGTGTAAGTCATGATCAATCAACTTTCGTGGAAAGTTGGCGGGCAGCAAGGTGAAGGTATAGAAAGCACTGGAGAAATATTCTCTATCGCGTTAAACCGGTTAGGCTACTACTTGTATGGATACCGCCATTTCTCATCGCGTATTAAAGGCGGTCATACAAACAATAAGATCCGTGTAAGCACTAGTCAAGTTAGGTCTATTTCAGACGACCTTGATATTTTGGTAGCATTTGATCAAGAAACAATCGATTTAAATTACAAGGAACTTCATGATAAAGGTGTTATCATTGCTGATGCAAAGTTCAGTCCTATTAAGCCTGAAGATACAGAGGCTAAAATGTATGCAGTTCCATTTACAGATTTAGCAGCTGAACTCGGGACATCCCTTATGAAAAACATGGTTGCTGTTGGTGCAACATGCGCAGTGCTGAACTTAGATATTAGCGT from Cytobacillus dafuensis encodes:
- the spoVS gene encoding stage V sporulation protein SpoVS, whose amino-acid sequence is MEILKVSAKSNPNSVAGALAGVLRERGGAEIQAIGAGALNQAVKAVAIARGFVAPSGVDLICIPAFTDIKIDGEERTAIKLIVEPR
- the recA gene encoding recombinase RecA; the protein is MSDRQAALEMALKQIEKQFGKGSIMKLGEQTDRKISTIPSGSLALDTALGVGGYPRGRIIEIYGPESSGKTTVALHAIAEVQAAGGQAAFIDAEHALDPVYAQKLGVNIDELLLSQPDTGEQALEIAEALVRSGAVDILVIDSVAALVPKAEIEGEMGDSHVGLQARLMSQALRKLSGAINKSKTIAIFINQIREKVGVMFGNPETTPGGRALKFYSTIRLEVRRAEQLKQGTDIVGNKTKIKVVKNKVAPPFRVAEVDIMYGEGVSKEGEIIDLGSELDIVQKSGSWYSYNEERLGQGRENAKQFLKENPEIRLQIQKQIRDHYGLDGEMVISGDEDQEEFELID
- a CDS encoding TIGR00282 family metallophosphoesterase yields the protein MNILFVGDVVGSMGRDMIKEYVPKLKEKYRPQITIINGENAAGGKGITEKIYRGFLETGAQAVTLGNHTWDNKEIFDFIDDAKYLVRPANFPEGNPGKGIVYLKYNTEEIAIISLQGRTFLPAIDCPFKKADELVQEARKRTPFIFVDFHAEATSEKQAMGWYLDGKVSAVVGTHTHVQTADNRILPGGTAFMSDVGMTGPYDGILGVERDAVIKRFLMSMPVRFEVPKEGRAQLSAVLIDLENKTGKAKKIERILINEDHPFYS
- the rny gene encoding ribonuclease Y is translated as MDDLILAIIISSLLGLFVGAVVSYFVSKSIAQAKIAGAKDSADQILEDANREAEALKKEALLEAKDEIHKLRSEAEREIRDRRNELQKQENRLLQKEENLDRKDETLDKRETLLEKRDDSLNKRQQHIEEMESKVDEMVRAQQAELERISGLTREEAKSIILERVEQEVAHDVALMIKESEIRAKEEADKKAKDILSLAIQRCAADHVAETTVSVVNLPNDEMKGRIIGREGRNIRTLETLTGIDLIIDDTPEAVILSGFDPIRRETARLALDKLVQDGRIHPARIEEMVDKARREVDEHIREIGEQTTFEVGVHGLHPDLIKILGRLKFRTSYGQNVLKHSMEVAQLSGLLAAELGQDETLARRAGLLHDIGKAIDHEVEGSHVEIGVELATKYKEHPVVINSIASHHGDTEPTSIIAVLVAAADALSAARPGARRETLENYIRRLEKLEEISESYEGVEKSFAIQAGREIRILVKPEQIDDLEAHRLARDIRKKIEEELDYPGHIKVTVIRETRAVEYAK